One window from the genome of Bacillus sp. (in: firmicutes) encodes:
- a CDS encoding restriction endonuclease, which translates to MKKGFLSQYFEGIAIKKLSSVEVNIHRSNQHEFNGSKPLRNLFGNDRLNDYPVTFLWLGDENEGISEDGLVTWYDAREKHPTRTEWRLYFKSNPVIDWAQEGDLLIVARRPNDQVYMIVVKADSTFENQLLWLFGVSDEISFNFNFKPIEDGHDPKVDFAVRYILEEMGIEIQDPDSVLLDTIIEPYIDKGFPTTKEFSILARKSISNTSPAEQPDLTLVRWMEQEEKLFKRLERYIVQDKINQGFNNSGETDVEDFIKFSLSVHNRRKARVGYALENHIEEIFIQNGIKHSRGAITENKSKPDFLFPDISYYKNPDFPVSNVTMLGVKSTCKDRWRQVLSEAARINTKHLFTLEPGISENQTMEMQSSNLRLVLPQPLHETYSASQQSWLMDLEGFINLVRERQKSY; encoded by the coding sequence ATGAAAAAAGGATTTCTTTCACAATATTTTGAAGGAATAGCGATAAAAAAACTTAGTTCAGTTGAGGTTAATATTCATAGGTCAAATCAGCATGAATTTAATGGCAGTAAACCTCTTCGTAACTTATTTGGGAATGACCGTTTAAATGATTATCCAGTCACGTTTCTTTGGCTTGGTGATGAAAATGAGGGTATCTCTGAGGATGGTTTAGTAACTTGGTATGATGCTAGAGAAAAGCATCCCACACGCACAGAATGGAGATTGTATTTTAAGAGTAATCCAGTAATTGATTGGGCTCAAGAAGGTGACCTTTTAATCGTAGCTAGGAGACCAAATGATCAAGTTTATATGATAGTGGTTAAGGCGGACTCCACTTTTGAAAATCAGCTTTTATGGCTATTTGGAGTAAGTGATGAAATAAGTTTTAATTTTAACTTCAAACCAATAGAAGACGGACATGATCCGAAAGTTGACTTTGCAGTTCGCTATATCTTAGAAGAAATGGGCATAGAAATACAAGATCCAGATTCGGTTTTACTTGACACCATTATTGAACCTTATATTGATAAGGGGTTTCCTACCACTAAAGAATTTTCTATTCTTGCTAGAAAATCAATTAGTAATACATCTCCAGCTGAACAACCAGATTTAACATTGGTTAGATGGATGGAACAAGAGGAAAAGTTATTTAAAAGACTTGAGCGTTACATCGTACAAGATAAAATAAACCAAGGATTTAATAATTCTGGAGAAACTGATGTAGAAGATTTTATAAAATTTTCATTGAGTGTACATAATCGAAGAAAAGCACGTGTAGGTTATGCTCTTGAAAATCACATAGAAGAAATTTTTATTCAAAATGGCATAAAACACTCTAGAGGAGCAATAACAGAGAATAAATCTAAACCTGATTTCCTCTTTCCTGATATTTCATATTATAAAAACCCTGATTTTCCAGTAAGCAACGTAACGATGCTAGGAGTAAAATCCACCTGTAAGGATCGTTGGCGACAAGTCCTATCTGAGGCTGCTCGAATTAATACGAAACATCTGTTTACCCTAGAACCTGGAATTAGTGAAAATCAAACCATGGAAATGCAATCCAGTAATCTAAGGCTAGTATTACCTCAACCACTTCATGAAACCTATAGTGCATCTCAGCAATCATGGTTAATGGATCTTGAGGGATTTATTAATCTTGTTAGAGAGAG
- the dcm gene encoding DNA (cytosine-5-)-methyltransferase yields MKELIKLKDCKLNEFSTLREKIGYSVKDTAKLLAKSERTIYRWEKGESLPDIEAIKTLKVIADPKSNEYIAKTPNFKFIDLFAGIGGLRRAFESIGGQCVFTSEWDEACRKTYLANYECTHDVVGDIRDVDLDSVPDYDVLLAGFPCQPFSIAGVSKKKSLGRPDGFRDDTQGTLFFDVAQMLEYHRPKAFVLENVKNLVSHDKGRTFKVIMRTLKDELNYNVDFKVINAKGWVPQNRERIFIVGFREDVDFSFENFVPKDPLDGPKLGAILHPEDGSEAPEFPFTDLDTGKVIDKYTLSDKLWSYLQGYAEKHRQKGNGFGYGLNGPDNVARTLSARYYKDGSEILIKQDGKNPRRLTPRECARLMGFDQEGRELFKIPVSDTQAYKQFGNSVVVPVVEAVAQYMLPYILRSINRTSFDRNGQLDIFKVLEHA; encoded by the coding sequence ATGAAAGAGTTGATAAAATTGAAAGACTGTAAACTCAATGAATTTTCTACTCTAAGAGAGAAAATTGGTTATTCTGTAAAAGATACCGCTAAACTACTAGCGAAAAGTGAAAGAACTATTTATCGATGGGAAAAGGGCGAAAGTCTGCCAGATATAGAAGCAATAAAAACTCTTAAGGTAATTGCAGACCCTAAAAGTAATGAATACATTGCCAAAACCCCAAACTTTAAATTTATTGATCTATTTGCGGGAATTGGGGGGCTAAGACGAGCATTTGAATCTATTGGCGGACAATGCGTTTTTACTAGTGAGTGGGATGAAGCATGTCGAAAGACTTACCTTGCTAATTATGAGTGTACTCATGATGTAGTTGGAGATATTAGAGATGTTGATTTGGATAGTGTCCCTGACTACGATGTATTATTAGCAGGATTTCCTTGCCAACCCTTTTCCATTGCTGGAGTCTCAAAGAAAAAATCACTTGGTAGACCAGATGGATTTAGGGATGATACTCAAGGAACACTTTTCTTTGATGTGGCTCAAATGCTAGAATACCATCGTCCAAAAGCTTTTGTTTTAGAAAATGTTAAGAACCTTGTTAGTCATGATAAAGGACGAACTTTTAAAGTTATAATGAGGACATTAAAAGATGAGCTAAATTATAATGTAGATTTTAAGGTCATTAATGCAAAAGGCTGGGTACCTCAAAACAGAGAGAGAATATTTATCGTTGGTTTCCGAGAAGATGTTGATTTCTCTTTTGAAAATTTTGTTCCGAAAGATCCATTAGATGGACCAAAATTAGGGGCAATTTTACACCCTGAAGATGGAAGTGAAGCCCCAGAGTTTCCATTTACAGATTTAGATACTGGTAAGGTTATCGATAAATATACACTTAGTGATAAACTATGGAGTTATTTACAAGGATATGCAGAAAAACACCGACAAAAAGGTAATGGTTTTGGATATGGGCTAAATGGTCCAGATAATGTTGCCAGAACTCTTTCAGCAAGGTATTATAAGGATGGATCAGAAATATTGATTAAACAGGATGGGAAAAATCCACGTAGACTTACACCACGTGAATGCGCTAGATTAATGGGTTTTGACCAAGAAGGTAGAGAATTGTTTAAAATTCCAGTATCTGATACACAAGCATACAAGCAATTTGGTAATTCGGTAGTCGTTCCAGTTGTTGAGGCAGTTGCCCAATACATGCTTCCTTACATCCTTAGATCAATTAACAGAACATCATTTGATAGGAACGGACAACTTGATATCTTTAAAGTCCTAGAACATGCCTAA